Sequence from the Catenuloplanes indicus genome:
ATCGGAGTGACCGCGGTCGCGCTCGCCGGCGGGGCCTTCGCGGTCGGCACCGGCATCAGCGGTGCGGCCGAGGGGCCGTGCACCGGCATCGAGGCGGCCCGGCAGCGGAACCTCGACTTCATCGCGGAGCAGCGGGCCAACCCGGACGCGCTGTCCGAGGCCCGGATCAAGAACCGGCAGGACGTCATCGCCGTGATCGATCAGCAGCTCGCGGCGGCCGGTTGCGCCCCGGGCCAGGGAGGCGACGACGTGATCGCGCAGCCACCGGTCGCGGACGCGCCGCCGGCCGAGGAAGCGCCGCCGGCCGAGGAAGCGCCGCCGGCCGAGGAAGCGCCGGCCGAGGAGGCCGACGGCGACCAGGGCGCCGGAGACGTGGTCTGCGACGGCTCGACGGTTACGCTCTCCGGAGAGGCCGGCGCGCCCGCCGCGTCGAGCAGCGAGTTTCCGGCCGGCACCCGGCTGCGGGTGACGAACCTGGACAACGACAAGAGCATCACGGTGGAGGTGACCGGCGTGTCCGGCAGCTGCATCCTGCTGAACGACGCCGCCTTCGAGCAGGTCCGCGAGCCCGGCAAGTTCCTGATCCGGCGCGCGGTCATCGAACTCGTCGGCTGATCTGCTCGTAGCTGACTGCGTCACTCCGGTTCGGAGTGGGTGGTCGGGGCGCGGCCGGGACCTGACCTGGAGAAGAGCAACCGAGGGGTTTGGTGTGCCGGAAGAGCAGGCAGAAGAGCAGGCAGAAGAGCAGGCTGAGCGGACGGAACAGCACCCGGTACGACGGCCCGCCGCGGCGGCGATCACCGTGCTGGCCGGTTTGCTGGTCCTGGCCGCGTTACTGCTGCCCAACCAGCTGACCGGCCTCACCGCCGCCACGTTCCTCCGCGTCCCGGTCGAGGCGCTGGCCGTCACCGCGCTCCTACTGCTCCTGCCGGGCCGTGCGCGGATCGCCGGCGCGATCGCCGCCGGTCTGGTCCTCGGCCTGCTGACCCTGATCAAGCTGGCCGACATGGGCTTCTTCACCGTCTACGCCCGCCAGTTCGACCTGGTGCTGGACTGGAGCCTGGCGGACGACGGCATCACGTTCCTGACCGGCTCGATCGGCCGGGCCGGCGCGATCGCCGCGGTGGTTCTCGCGGTGGCGCTGCTGCTCGCCGTACCGGTGCTGATGTCGCTGTCTCTGATCCGGCTCGGCCGGGTCTTGGCGCGGCACCGCACCGGGAGCACCCGCGCCGTCGCGCTGCTGACCACCGCGTGGCTGGTGCTGGCGCTGGCCGGCAGCCCGGTCGCGGACCGCGGCGCGACCGCGTTCCTCACCCAGCGCGCCGAGCTGGTGAACGCCGCGCTGCACGATCAGGAGACCTTCGCGGCCGCGGCCGGGGTGGACGCGTTCCGGGACGTGCCGCCGAACGGGCTGCTGACCGGCCTGCGCGGCAAGGACGTGCTGCTCACGTTCGTGGAGAGCTACGGTCGCAGCGCGGTCGAGGACGAGTCGATGTCCGAGCGGGTCGGTGCGGTTCTCGCGGACGGCCGGCAGCGCCTCGACGCGGCCGGGTTCGCGGCACGCAGCGGCTGGCTGACCTCGTCCACGTTCGGCGGCTACAGCTGGCTCGCGCACTCCACGTTCCAGTCCGGCCTACGCGTCGACAACCAGCAGCGGTACCGCACGATCGTGGCGAGCGACCGGCTCACGCTCTCCGAGTCGTTCCGCCGGGCCGGCTGGTCCACGGTCTGCGTCGCGCCCGCGAACACGTACGCCTGGCCGGAGGGCGACTGGTACGGCTTCGACACCGTCTACGACTCCCGCAACCTGGGGTACGCCGGGCCGAAATTCGGCTGGACCACCATGCCGGACCAGTACACGCTGACCGCGTTCGAGCGGCTGGAGCACGGTCGCGCGGACCGTGGGCCGATCATGGCGGAGCTGGACCTGCTCTCCAGCCACTTCCCGTGGGACTCGATCCCCGAGATGATCGACTGGGACGCGGTCGGTGACGGCGCGGCCTTCGCGGGCATGCCGGAGCGGGTCGACGTGCCGGACGAGCCGCGGGACGCGTACCGGATGTCCATCGAGTACTCGCTGACCGCGCTGTTCACGTATCTGGAGCGGCACGGCACCGACGACACCGTCGTGATCTACCTCGGCGATCACCAGCCGGCCACCACCGTCACCGGCCCGGACGCCAGCCACGACGTGCCGGTCACGATCGTCGCCAAGGACCCGGCGGTGCTGGACCGGATCGACGCCTGGCAGTGGACGGACGGCCTCAAGCCGGCGCCGGACGCCCCGGTCTGGCCGATGGAGTCGTTCCGCGACCGGTTCCTCACCGCGTACGGCCCGAACGGCTCCTGATCCTGACGAGCGGTGAGGACTTCGACACGGAACCGCAACATTGAATCGCTAGATCGAGATACATGACATTTTAAGCTGTCCATCCAGCCGATCTGGAGGACATCAATGAGAAGGCAAGTCAGCGTGGTCGCGGCCGGCACCCTGGTCGCGGCTTTGATGGCGGCCCCGGCGCAGGCCGCGCCGAGCGCACTCACCCCGGACGTGGAACCCACGGCCGTGCTGGGCGAGGACAACCTGCCGCACCCGCTCGCCGACGTGCGCGAGGCCGAGCGGACCGAGGCGCTGGACCGGCTGATCGCGGGCACCACGACCACGGAGAAGCGCAACGGCTCCGAGGTCATCCGGCTGGGCGGCAACCGGTTCGTCGAGTACAAGAAGCGGGAGACGAAGACCGACCCGGTCCTGACCTTCCTGGTCGAGTTCGGCGACCAGATCTACCCGCGGGCCGGGGGCACGCCGGGACCGCTGCACAACGCGATCCCGGAGCCGGACCGGGTGTGGGACGGTGGCGCCACCGACGACAACACCACCATCTGGGAGCCGGACTTCAGCCCGGAGCACTACGAGGAGCTGCTGTTCGCCAAGAACAAGGAGTCGATGGCGAACTTCTACGCCAAGCAGTCCGGTGGGCGCTACACGGTCGGCGGTGACGTCTCCGACTGGGTGAAGGTGCCGTACAACGAGGCGCGGTACGGCAGCAACTCCGTACCGCAGAACGACGGCTACTGGAACTTCATCAAGGACAGCGCCACCGCTTGGTACGACGCGCAGCTCGCCGCCGGGAAGACGCCGGAGCAGGTCAAGGCGCAGCTGAAGACGTTCGACATCTGGGACCGGGACGACTTCGACGACGACGGCGACTTCAACGAGCCGGACGGCTACGTCGACCACTTCCAGGCCGTGCACGCCGGTGCGGGCGAGGAGGCCGGCGGTGGCGCCGAGGGCACGGACGCGATCTGGGCGCACCGCTGGTACGCGTTCTCCAACCTGCGCGGTACCGCGGGCCCGGCCGGCAACCTGGCCGGCGGCGTGCAGATCGGCGACACCGGCATCTGGATCGGCGACTACACCACCGAGCCGGAGAACGGCGGACTCGGCGTCTTCGTCCACGAGTACGGCCACGACCTGGGCCTGCCCGACCTGTACGACACGGCCGGCGGGGAGAACGGCACCGGCTTCTGGTCCGTGATGTCCTCCGGTTCGTGGCTGGGCCGCGGCAACCCGACGATCGGCTCGACGCCCGGCTACATGGGCGCCTGGGAGAAGATCTGGCTCGGCTGGTCCGACTTCGTCACGATCAACCCGGGGAAGTCGAAGTACGTGACGCTGGGCAGCGCGGCGTACGGTGACGGGATCCTGCCGGAGGCGGTGGTGATCCCCCTCGGCGACGGCTCCTACTACGCGGCCGAGTACCGCAGCTACACCGGCTACGACGAGACGCTCAAGCTCGGGCCGTACAACTGGGGCTGGGCCAACTCCAAGCCGGACTGGGCCGAGCGCTTCCCCTACCAGGACGGCCTGCTGGTCTGGTACGTCAACCCGGCCGTGGGCAACAACAACACCAGCGTCCACCCGGGCACCGGCCTGACGCTGCCGGTCGACGCGCGCCCCGCACCGATCTCGTTCGCGGACGGCGTGCTGCTCGGCAACCGGCGCCAGCCGTTCGACGCCACGTTCGGCCTGCAGTCGACGGACCCGGTGACGTTCCACCGCAACGGCGTGCCGGTATCGGTGCCGCGCCAGCCGGCCATCCCGGTCTTCGACGACTCCGACCCGCTGCGCTACTGGAATGCGGCGAACCCGCAGAGCTCGGTCAAGGTGGCCGGCGCGGGCGTCAAGATCGAGGTCAAGACGCAGATCGGCGGTCTGATCCCGCTGATGACGCTGAAGGTGACGCCGCCAGTGAAGTAGGTGGTGCGCAAGGGCCCGGCGCTCCCCCGCCGGGCCCTTGCGCCATCAACGACCGAGGAGAGCACCGCCGTTGACCTGCACGATCTGCGCGGTCACGTGGCTCGCACCGGGCGAGGCCAGCCAGTGCACGGTATCCGCGACGTCCAGCGGAGTGCCGGCACGACCGTTGTGCGTCTGCGTCCGCAGCTGCTCCCGCCGCTCCTCCGTCATAGTGTCGCCGAAGAACTCGGTCTCCTCGACATAACCGGGCGCGACCACGTTCACCGTGATACCGCGCGCGCCGAGCGTGGTGGACAGATCGAACGCGTACGGGTGCAGCGCCGCCTTGGCCGCGCCGTACGAGCCGTTGCCCGAGCCCCGGTACGCCGCGATCGAGCTGAGCAGGACGACCCGGCCGTGGTCCGCGAGCACGTCCGCCAGCGCCTCGACCAGCAGGACCGCGGTGAGCACGTTGGACTCGAAGTTGCCCTGCCAGTGCTCGCGCACGGTGAGCAGCCGGTCCAGCTCAGGGCGGTCCGCGCCGGTCACGCTCGGTGGGCGCTTCCGGGTGACGTTGCCGCCCGCGTTCGCCACCACCACGTCGGCGCGGCCGTGCCGTTCGACCACCTCGTCGCGGACCCGCAGCGCCTGATCCGCGTCGGTGAGGTCGGCCGTGATCGCGTGCACCGAGCCGGCCCCGTGCGCCTCGATCCCCTCGGCGGCGCGGGCCAGCGCGTCCGCACGCCGGCCGACGATCACCACGTCCGCGCCGTCCCGCGCGAACCGGGCGGCCGTCGCCTGCCCGATGCCGGTCCCGCCGCCACTGATCACCACGACACGACCCATACGTTCCTCCCGAGGAATATCGATCAGCCGAAAATCATTGTCAGAACCGGAAAGAAAGGGGTACGACCATGAAGGTTCGCAGCTCGCTCCGGTCCCTGGCCCGCAAGCCCGGTTCGCAGGTGGTCCGCCGCCACGGCCGGGTCACGGTCGTCAACCGCACCAACCCGCGCTGGAACGGCCGCCAGGGCTGATCCCCGTTTCCGGCGTCGTTCAACCACGAGGCGTCTCCCATTCCCGGGAGGCGCCTCATTCACGATCTGAACCCGTGCCGCACCGTGCGGAATGAGCGTCACCGGCCCGGTCAGCCCGTAGGCCCGCCGGGCCGTGCGACCCGCGACCTCGATCGTGTTCGGCCGCGGCGCGGGCGCCGCCCGCCGGATCGCCCGGTGCGGCGGCGCGTCGTGGCCGACGAGAGAAGGCGCGTCCGCTGTGGCCAATACCTCAGGAAACTCGCGCGACATGGACGCCGCGCGCGTGATCGCATGGTGGGCATGCTGGTCTTCGACGCGGACGACACGCTCTGGGAGAACAACGTCCTGTTCATCCGCGTGGTCGACGACTTCCTCGCCTGGCTCGCTCACCCGACGCTCGACCATGCTGCGATCCGCGCCGTACTCAACGACGTCGAGCGCGCCAACGCCGCCACCCACGGCTACGGCAGCCGCGTGTTCCTGCGCAA
This genomic interval carries:
- a CDS encoding sulfatase-like hydrolase/transferase, with product MPEEQAEEQAEEQAERTEQHPVRRPAAAAITVLAGLLVLAALLLPNQLTGLTAATFLRVPVEALAVTALLLLLPGRARIAGAIAAGLVLGLLTLIKLADMGFFTVYARQFDLVLDWSLADDGITFLTGSIGRAGAIAAVVLAVALLLAVPVLMSLSLIRLGRVLARHRTGSTRAVALLTTAWLVLALAGSPVADRGATAFLTQRAELVNAALHDQETFAAAAGVDAFRDVPPNGLLTGLRGKDVLLTFVESYGRSAVEDESMSERVGAVLADGRQRLDAAGFAARSGWLTSSTFGGYSWLAHSTFQSGLRVDNQQRYRTIVASDRLTLSESFRRAGWSTVCVAPANTYAWPEGDWYGFDTVYDSRNLGYAGPKFGWTTMPDQYTLTAFERLEHGRADRGPIMAELDLLSSHFPWDSIPEMIDWDAVGDGAAFAGMPERVDVPDEPRDAYRMSIEYSLTALFTYLERHGTDDTVVIYLGDHQPATTVTGPDASHDVPVTIVAKDPAVLDRIDAWQWTDGLKPAPDAPVWPMESFRDRFLTAYGPNGS
- a CDS encoding ribosomal protein bL36 yields the protein MKVRSSLRSLARKPGSQVVRRHGRVTVVNRTNPRWNGRQG
- a CDS encoding SDR family NAD(P)-dependent oxidoreductase produces the protein MGRVVVISGGGTGIGQATAARFARDGADVVIVGRRADALARAAEGIEAHGAGSVHAITADLTDADQALRVRDEVVERHGRADVVVANAGGNVTRKRPPSVTGADRPELDRLLTVREHWQGNFESNVLTAVLLVEALADVLADHGRVVLLSSIAAYRGSGNGSYGAAKAALHPYAFDLSTTLGARGITVNVVAPGYVEETEFFGDTMTEERREQLRTQTHNGRAGTPLDVADTVHWLASPGASHVTAQIVQVNGGALLGR
- a CDS encoding immune inhibitor A domain-containing protein, producing MRRQVSVVAAGTLVAALMAAPAQAAPSALTPDVEPTAVLGEDNLPHPLADVREAERTEALDRLIAGTTTTEKRNGSEVIRLGGNRFVEYKKRETKTDPVLTFLVEFGDQIYPRAGGTPGPLHNAIPEPDRVWDGGATDDNTTIWEPDFSPEHYEELLFAKNKESMANFYAKQSGGRYTVGGDVSDWVKVPYNEARYGSNSVPQNDGYWNFIKDSATAWYDAQLAAGKTPEQVKAQLKTFDIWDRDDFDDDGDFNEPDGYVDHFQAVHAGAGEEAGGGAEGTDAIWAHRWYAFSNLRGTAGPAGNLAGGVQIGDTGIWIGDYTTEPENGGLGVFVHEYGHDLGLPDLYDTAGGENGTGFWSVMSSGSWLGRGNPTIGSTPGYMGAWEKIWLGWSDFVTINPGKSKYVTLGSAAYGDGILPEAVVIPLGDGSYYAAEYRSYTGYDETLKLGPYNWGWANSKPDWAERFPYQDGLLVWYVNPAVGNNNTSVHPGTGLTLPVDARPAPISFADGVLLGNRRQPFDATFGLQSTDPVTFHRNGVPVSVPRQPAIPVFDDSDPLRYWNAANPQSSVKVAGAGVKIEVKTQIGGLIPLMTLKVTPPVK